From the genome of Carnobacterium viridans:
AACATAACCTCGTTAGAAGACTTGGGTTATATAAAAAAAGTAGCCAACATTGAGGATAAACGGGTAGTCAATATCAAATTGACCAAAAAAGGTCTAACGCTGCATCAAAAAATCGTCTATGAGTTTCATCACAAAAATAGTCAGATACTAAAAGATATTCCGGAAGAAGATATCCGGCTAACGATAAAAACGATTTACCGAATATATGATTTAATGGAGCAAGACCATTCGCTCAATTAAAAGGAGAGAAGCTAACAATGTATAAAACATTAATGAAATCATTGCGA
Proteins encoded in this window:
- a CDS encoding MarR family winged helix-turn-helix transcriptional regulator; translation: MDSQLSEEYIDACLSAKHTMRFLPEPPPEVQQRHVYIIKTLYNLSKELTEVRISDIAETLGVTLPSITKNITSLEDLGYIKKVANIEDKRVVNIKLTKKGLTLHQKIVYEFHHKNSQILKDIPEEDIRLTIKTIYRIYDLMEQDHSLN